Proteins co-encoded in one Gossypium arboreum isolate Shixiya-1 chromosome 11, ASM2569848v2, whole genome shotgun sequence genomic window:
- the LOC108471635 gene encoding F-box protein At3g07870-like — MDRLPQELVIDILSRLPISTIMQSKSVNRAWRILIRNQVFVNMHFKRMVENDPSFILQIRDQPIQNQLYFGDFSSHPNDRNVTIITKKLTMLPLLTNFHLVSSCNGLLCLRGTHRSLGLICIYNPFTRDSMELPKLIAKGPSHQVGVLGFGLDATTNKYKVVEVSYKRIYRASPSHVVRPVNRLAPQIIAPSSIDSEVHILTVGNGSPTRRNLGSFPFHFMCQKSQVLVNGKLHWISYPRGSKAYLAIISFDLGNEQFKEVPRPDCISSDRQFHELVVLRGCLSAVCFDYDNEELEIWVMKEYDVKESWVKEFSIGTYLPKILQPDERESLDSSMFYMPKTCMRVLCQLRSGGILLEYKIKALFVYDPHCRTFQNFQLTFEGIPRCFTLAVHVASLNWIDTFIEAP, encoded by the coding sequence ATGGATCGTCTTCCTCAAGAGCTTGTCATTGATATACTATCAAGGCTTCCAATCTCAACCATAATGCAATCCAAGTCCGTGAATCGAGCCTGGCGTATCTTAATACGAAATCAAGTGTTTGTCAACATGCATTTCAAGCGCATGGTTGAGAATGACCCAAGCTTCATTTTACAAATCAGAGATCAACCCATCCAAAACCAACTTTACTTCGGAGATTTCTCCAGCCATCCAAATGATAGAAACGTTACGATCATCACAAAGAAGCTTACCATGCTACCATTGCTAACTAATTTCCATTTGGTGAGTTCATGTAATGGATTGCTATGCTTGCGTGGCACTCACCGAAGCCTTGGACTGATCTGTATTTATAATCCTTTTACCAGGGATTCTATGGAGTTGCCAAAGCTAATAGCAAAGGGACCTAGTCATCAAGTGGGGGTATTGGGATTTGGTCTGGATGCTACCACAAACAAATATAAGGTTGTAGAGGTATCATATAAACGAATTTATAGAGCTTCTCCAAGCCATGTTGTTAGACCTGTCAATCGCCTAGCTCCTCAGATTATAGCACCTTCTTCAATTGACTCTGAGGTTCATATTTTGACTGTTGGTAATGGTAGCCCCACAAGGAGAAATTTGGGAAGTTTCCCTTTCCATTTTATGTGCCAAAAATCTCAGGTTTTGGTCAATGGAAAACTTCATTGGATTTCTTATCCTCGGGGTAGTAAAGCTTACCTTGCTATTATTTCGTTTGACTTGGGTAATGAACAATTCAAGGAAGTCCCTAGGCCTGATTGTATCAGTTCGGACAGGCAATTTCACGAACTCGTGGTTCTACGAGGTTGCCTGTCGGCGGTTTGTTTTGATTACGATAATGAAGAACTGGAGATTTGGGTTATGAAAGAGTATGATGTGAAAGAGTCTTGGGTCAAAGAATTTAGCATTGGAACTTACCTACCAAAAATATTGCAACCGGATGAACGTGAATCATTGGATAGTTCTATGTTTTATATGCCTAAGACATGCATGCGAGTCCTATGTCAGTTGAGGAGTGGAGGGATTTTATTGGAGTACAAAATTAAAGCACTCTTTGTCTATGATCCTCATTGCAGAACATTCCAGAATTTTCAACTTACATTTGAAGGAATTCCCAGATGTTTCACCTTAGCCGTTCATGTTGCAAGCCTCAACTGGATCGATACATTTATCGAGGCACCATGA